In Rhodococcus sp. OK302, one genomic interval encodes:
- a CDS encoding MFS transporter codes for MSIPTAAPAGTKPPSTTAVVAVLAFAGIVVSLMQTLVIPIIPHLPEYLNAPASDTVWAVTATLLAASVAVPTMGRLGDMFGKRRLLLISLALLVAGSVIGALSSSLVPLIFGRVLQGLAAGVIPLGISIMRDVLPPKKLAGAVAAMGASMGVGGALGLPLAALIAEYANWHVLFWTSAALGILVTALVVVNVPESTVRTGGKFDFVGAVSLSAALIALLLAISKGNSWGWTSTETLTMLGISLVAFVIWGWWELRTPQPLVNLRVSVRPQVLFTNLASIVFGFAMFALSMVFPQVVQLPEATGFGLGGSMLTAGLVMAPSGIVMMLIAPVSSRITNLYGAKITLMIGAVVVAVGYAIGIFAMHSIWQLIMIAIITGAGTGMAYGAMPALIMGAVPLSETGAANSFNTLMRSLGTSFASAIAGVVIAQMTMSLGGATLPSENAFRVIMALAAGSAIIALILTSFIPKFQKPNSATETHDNSAVREPANAN; via the coding sequence CGCAGTTCTGGCGTTCGCCGGCATCGTCGTCTCCCTGATGCAAACACTTGTCATCCCGATCATTCCGCATCTGCCCGAATACTTGAACGCACCCGCGTCGGACACCGTGTGGGCCGTGACGGCCACATTGTTGGCCGCGTCCGTAGCTGTCCCGACGATGGGCCGGTTGGGCGACATGTTCGGCAAACGCCGACTACTTCTGATCAGCCTGGCGCTTCTCGTAGCCGGCTCGGTTATCGGAGCGCTGAGTTCGAGCCTGGTACCGCTTATCTTCGGACGCGTATTACAGGGACTGGCCGCCGGTGTCATCCCACTGGGCATCAGCATCATGCGCGACGTACTTCCCCCGAAGAAGCTTGCGGGCGCGGTCGCAGCGATGGGTGCATCAATGGGAGTCGGTGGCGCACTTGGTCTCCCACTTGCAGCTCTTATTGCCGAATATGCCAACTGGCATGTTCTGTTCTGGACATCGGCTGCCCTCGGCATCCTCGTGACAGCGTTGGTCGTCGTGAATGTTCCCGAATCCACGGTTCGCACCGGTGGCAAGTTCGACTTCGTCGGCGCCGTATCACTCTCGGCCGCTCTGATCGCCCTCCTCCTGGCGATATCCAAGGGCAACTCCTGGGGCTGGACAAGTACCGAGACCCTCACGATGCTCGGCATCTCGCTGGTCGCGTTTGTCATCTGGGGATGGTGGGAACTACGAACCCCTCAGCCGCTGGTCAACCTGCGGGTATCCGTACGTCCACAGGTACTGTTCACCAACCTCGCATCCATCGTATTCGGGTTTGCGATGTTCGCCCTGAGCATGGTTTTCCCGCAAGTTGTTCAACTGCCCGAAGCCACCGGCTTCGGACTCGGCGGGTCCATGCTCACCGCGGGTCTGGTTATGGCGCCGTCCGGCATCGTCATGATGCTGATCGCACCCGTCTCCTCCCGCATCACCAACTTGTACGGTGCCAAAATCACCCTCATGATCGGTGCCGTTGTAGTCGCGGTCGGTTATGCAATCGGCATCTTCGCTATGCATTCGATCTGGCAGCTGATCATGATCGCGATCATCACCGGTGCCGGCACCGGAATGGCCTACGGCGCAATGCCTGCCCTCATCATGGGCGCCGTCCCACTGTCGGAAACCGGAGCAGCCAACAGTTTCAACACACTGATGCGCTCACTGGGAACGTCGTTCGCCAGCGCCATTGCCGGCGTTGTCATCGCCCAGATGACGATGTCGCTCGGCGGCGCAACGCTGCCCTCCGAAAATGCTTTCCGGGTGATCATGGCCCTGGCCGCCGGATCCGCGATTATCGCGCTCATCCTGACCTCCTTCATCCCCAAGTTCCAGAAACCGAACTCCGCCACAGAGACTCACGACAACTCGGCCGTGAGGGAACCTGCCAACGCGAACTGA
- a CDS encoding enoyl-CoA hydratase-related protein, translated as MPRLGYCCLPGITIGASYTPGSIALLASRLPTRTAHTALATGRRYGGIDALTAGLVDKIASEAEVLTKAVERARTLTTTRGHTLGEIEKQLYAAPLALLRRPAAGISDQKILQEN; from the coding sequence GTGCCGAGACTCGGATACTGCTGTCTACCCGGTATCACCATCGGGGCAAGTTACACGCCCGGCAGCATTGCGTTGCTCGCGTCGCGGCTACCTACGCGCACAGCGCACACTGCACTTGCCACCGGTCGACGATACGGCGGAATCGATGCGCTGACAGCAGGACTCGTCGATAAAATTGCCTCCGAAGCCGAAGTTCTGACCAAGGCAGTCGAACGCGCTCGCACACTGACCACCACCCGGGGCCACACTCTCGGAGAAATCGAGAAACAGTTGTATGCCGCTCCCCTTGCACTGCTACGCAGGCCGGCGGCAGGCATCTCCGATCAGAAGATCCTGCAAGAGAACTGA